Within Gavia stellata isolate bGavSte3 chromosome 12, bGavSte3.hap2, whole genome shotgun sequence, the genomic segment GggtcctcccagcccagccccacccGTGCCCTCCCAAGCCCCCCATCCCTCTGGATCctcacccagccctgctctccctggtTCCTCCTGCGCctgtcctgctctccctggTTCCTCCTGCGCctgtcctgctctccctggTCCCTCTCGTCCTGCCCGTGCCCACCCTGGCACACCCCTCCCGCTGTCCCCGATCCTCCGAGCCCTGCCCATCCATACCCGCCCTGCTGCCCACCGCGTCCCTCTCCCCGCGTCcccaccctgcccgcacccatCCCGGCgttccccccgccccgtgcccaCCCCGCTGTCCGGGGCTTCCTCCACCCCGCGCCCGCCCCAGCGCCTCTGCCCGCACCCTACCCGTGCCCAGCGGCTCCTTCTCGTGGGACAGGGAGATGCGGATGCCGAGCTGCGGGCACAGGGTGAGCGGCGGGTGCGGGGCGGGTtgcggggggggcgggaggggggggcgggggggccctTACCCGCTGCTCCTGCTCCCGCATGGCGGCCCCCAGCGCCTCCGACATGTAGCTCACCGCCAGCACCACGTGGCTGACGCCGGCCTGCGGGGGCACAGGTCAGCCGGCGGCGTGCGGGATGGCGTGCGGGacggccccccccccgcgccccgcagccccccgccgccccacCTGCCGGAGGGCCTCCAGCTGGTGCAGCAGCAGCGCCTTGTTGCAGAACTCCACCAGCGGCTTCGGTCGGCTCAGGGTCAGCGGCCGCAGCCGCGTCCCGAAGCCGCCCACCAGGATCAGCGCCCGCatccccccgccgccccgcgcccgcacCGACACGTCAGCGCGGCGCGCGCCTTCCGCGTCACGGCCGCCCgacacgcccccccccccccccccgtgtcctagcgcccgccgccgcccgggcggCACCGACAGCCCGAGGCCGGGGGCTGCGGAAAAGCAGGCGGAGAGCGGCAGCGCGGCGGGCACGGTGGGTCAGAGGGGGtcccgctcccctcccgccccgccagcggcggccgcagccccccgcaCCCTGCCCGCGGCCGGTGCTCTCCCCCGGGGCGAGCAAGGCGGGGGGCGCCCCACGCCgagaagagggaaggggcagggccGTACGCGACCCGGAGAAGTGGGGGTCCTGCCCGAgcctcccccccagccccgtccccaggCTCAGGCGGCGGGGAAAGGCAGGCACGGCACAGCGCGGACAAAAACAGATCCTTTAATGGTTTTTGGTTCTCCGTGAAGCACAAACAGGGTGATTATTCATGTAAAAACAAAGGGGGGCCAAGGCTATGTACAAGCTGTGGAGTCCCAGGGCGGTGGTccgaggggaagggggaggcagCGGGCCCTGCCCATCGCACCGCACCCCTGCCTGCGCCCGGCCGAGCGCGGAAGAGCAAGGGCAGGAGTCGGGGCTGGGGGGATGCAGAGGTGCTCCCCAGGAGGAAGGGCCCCGCGCCTGCCCGAGCACAGCCCCCCAGGGACACGGACATGCACAGAAGGGGCGGTGAGGGTCTTGGGGCTGTTCTAGGTACCTGGGGCacctgctgctccagctgctctcctgcaaACCTGTTCCCTGAAAACCCCGGGAGCGCTGCCTGGCCGGGCAGCAACTGGCAGAAGCGATGAAGTAGTAACCCAGGGCAGGGGTGAGTGGTGTGAATGAAGGTCCTCATCcagagagctggagaggagggGTGGAGAAGTACAAGCCGGCGcttcccctgcctccttccACACCCAGTGCCGCAGACCCGCACCCACTGCTGAAACTACAGCTGGGCGCCAGCCGAGCACCAACATTTCCCAAGCAGACCGTGCACACACAGAGCCGGCACACATGCTACATGCGAGTATTCCCCAAACAAGCTttcctgaagtaaaaaaaaaaaacacaaaaaaaacccaaccctggCCTTGCAGGTACCCAGGCAGTTTCTCAGCCAGTGAGGGTCATGGTAATGCCATGGAACAAAAGTCAGTGACACCAGGGAAAGAGCAACCGGGGGTCccagcacagaaacacagaggGGGCGATGCAGAGCCAGGTACGATTCGGTACCACCGGGCCACAGTATCAAATGTTAATGCCCTCAGCAAGGGAAGCCACAGGTAAAGCACCGGCTCCAGGAGGGagcccaggctgcagagctgtttcatCCACAAACAGACCCTTTATTTTGGGAAAGACTAACTCCGTGAAGCAAAGCTAAACAGTCAGGCGAGGGCACTCACTGCTCAGCCAGATGCCCTGGAGAGCCCCAGGGAGAACAGGAGTCAGCCCTAGCCCTCGGCCTTCCCTTCCACCATCCCCGCACGGACCCGCCggcagagcaggggctgcaAGGCAGAGGCCCCGCGGGGGGGAGAGGGCAGCctcaccctgcagcccctggggcccgagggcaggaggggggtACCCACGTACAACCCGTGGGACCAACGTTACACAACGGGAAGGGTTGAAATGGTCCGAAACGCCCCGCTGGGGTCGCGTTAACTGCTACAGATACTATTGCTAGCCCACGAGCCGAGTTCTTGCTTGGTCAGTGGTCCAGGGCAGAGTTACTCTCGCAGAGCCCCATGCCTGCCTGCACGCGGGCCTGCCCGTGCGACCCTGTCAGGGAGCGAGCAGGCCCTGGGTTCGAGCACAACTCCAGATGTGCAGCATTCCCTCCTGGCCACAGCTCTGCCACAGGTTGCATTTGGTCATTTTATTTCCGTGTTTGGGTTGGTTATTCACAGTAcccaaacagcagaaaaaggcagCATCAAAAGCAAAGCCCCATCGGCAAAACCCAGGGCAGAGCTAGCAACACTGGACGCACAAACCAGCACCTGTGCTGCTCACCATCAGCCCCACAGACACTGCCAACTGTTAATCGAGTGCCCTTTCCAAATAACCCAGGAGAATTTGAAAGGGAAAGCTCTCCCAGGGGCTCCTCACACCACAGCTCCAGCCCCCTGAAAGAGCCCTGtgctctcctgctttcttttccctacGTCCAGGTCCTCCCCTCCAGAACACACACGCAACGAGTGAAGAACCAGGACACCCAACACCCAGCAGGCACCTACAGAGCCTCCTCCAGAAGGCAGAGCTAGTGCGGTCAGAACTATCTGGTCGGCATGAGGAGCTCTTCCATCCTGCCTCCCCTCAGCTCTTCTATCCaagtacatttaaaaacaatggaGCAATACAATTGTTTAAAACCAAAGTTGTctacttttttcctgtggtaGTAGGTGGTCTTGTCTGCTCCTGCCACCAGGACAAGAATAAGAGGCTGTAGCCTGGGGCTACTGGTTTTCCTCACGCATCTGTTCCATGATGTTGATGAGGCTTTCCAGCCCAAACACATAACCCATGTCGGGTCCGTCATGCACAGTGGGGTCATCACGAAAACCTTTGAACGTGCTGTGTGCAAAGTCAATCATACGCACGTCCACCTTGGGCTGGGCGGAGGAGCCAGGCTCTGTGCTGCCGCCATCCTGAAGGCTCTCTGGGAGAGAGCTGTCCACCCGCTTCAGGCGCATCTCCGGCCGGCGCTCCACAAacatccctgccctgctgtcCTTCCCATCATAAATGATGAGAAGGGAGCTGGAGTAGAAGCGGTAGGAGGCCTGTCTCTCCAAAACCGCCTTCAGGCTTCGCAGTTTGGCGAGGACAGGCTCAAAGAGGTCCTTGCGCAGCTCAATGCCGTTGTGGAGATACTGGTAGAGGGCATTGCGGAAGCCCTCGATGGAAAGACCGCGTCCATAGTATTTATTCCTGCACAAGTAATGCCCTGTGTCCAGCTGATAGACCTAGAACACCAAAGGAAACACACATCAAGCAGGAGCAACAGGTTAAGGCCACACACGCAGAGCCCTGAGCTGTCCTGCACTGACAGGGCAGAGGGAACTCATCCTGTCCCCACCACGCCCAAGAGGGAGCAGGAAACAGCTCTTGCCTGTTCCCTGAATGCCAAAGCAGCTCACAGATGCATTCCGTGGGCACAGTCAGGGTGCCCAAGCACTGGTTCTCTCCCAGAACACCCAAAGGGTGGCTCTTCAGTCCGAGTGTCCCCAAGAAGCATGACACAACAGACCCTGAGGCTTAAAAAGCCAAGTCTTACAGCAACGGGAGCTGCCGGCACATATTGCCGTTATTATGTGGCATGTGATTAACGAGGGGCCCTCATTGCTTCAGAGTCTGTGGGCAGAGGTCTGGATTACGAGATCCTCCTGTGGGTGGGGAAAGGAGCGACTATTGCACAACAGCACCCGCAGCAAATCCTTGTGCGCAGGGCTTAGCCACAAGAGGAAAGCAACTTAACTCCCAATACAGTACCGAAGCAAATGTCAGCTGATGCTGGCATAGAGGGacacctccctccccaggcaccGTGATTCTAGCTGAACACTAagccacaaaaataattttattacaaCATCCCTTAACTGTCTGTGAACAAAACCGCGGGCCATTTCGGGAGAAGCAGGTTCCTTTGTTCTAGGCTTAGAAATGAAGACCAAAAGCACATACCATGAACACTCATGTACCTACCTGAAATGGAAGACTCTGTAACTCGGTGCTCAGCAGAAAACACTAACTAGGAGGTCTAATGGAGCTGTGAAAGGGAACGTGCAGCACCTGCTGCCTTGGGGATCCCTACCTGCATCCCACACACACGTACGCCCAAGGTGGCGGAAGTGCTCTGTTCACACTTCTTCATCTGCCGAGCAGCCTTCTCCTCAGACGCATCATCTCCGTGCTGTCTGGTCCCCATCTTCAGATCAAGTACGCAGGGAAGCTTGAAGTGACGCACCACGTTCTCCAGCAAAAGGAACTCTGGGAGACACGTCAAGGAGAGCTCACCTGTCAGAGACACCGCTCTACGGGGCCACTGCAGACAGGGACACGGGCCAGCATGAGATAGGGTCAGGCAACAAGCAAATAGACACCCAAAGAGCAGACAGAACTGTTTGGGGAGGTGAAGAAAAGTACAAAAGCCAAATGGTGGTGCCCAGGCTTTCACACTTGGTAGAAGACATCAGCCTGGAAATCGGAACGGCCAACAGTAAGCAAGGAAATGACATGCAGGCGTACTGGAAACTCAGCAGGGGGAACCGAAGAGCAGAACACTGGTGTCAGGAAAGACACAGTATGCCAGCCAGAATTGCTGATACATTAAGGGAGAGGTTAAAGTCTAATCAAATTAGCAATTTAACCATATGGATAAACAATACAATCCCCACGGACTGAAAACTCAAGGCTCAAGTAATAGCACAGTCCTGTTGCTATCGGCCTGCCCGACACACGGGGGGAAACCAGAGAGGCTACAAAGGCAGGAAACAGAGCAGTAATGGGAGCCTTCAATTACCAGCACGCACAATGGGCAAACCCTCCATTAGGGCACAGTGCTGAGAACAAACCCGGGACAATCAGTGCAGCAGCTTGtcccaaaggggaaaaaacagcccTGAAGTTTGCCCCAAGTCGCCCTGCAGGGCACGGTTCAACATGTTATGCTGAAACGGCAACCAGAGCACAGCTAGATTAAACCTGCAAGGAAGtttaacatttagaaaaaatctATCATCAACTATGTTTGATTTTGAAAGAGgaacttcataaaaataaaggaagtgTGATTAAAAAGAATAGGACAGCCAAAAAAGAATTACTTCTCTGCAAGTGATGCaggctatttaaaaataaaagctggagACTCAAAGCACACGTTTGAGAATAGCAAAAGGAAGCCCACACGGTTAAAATGATGAATGCAGCTATTAAAAGTAAGGTTGTTTCTATGTGAGGAAAACAGAATCAAGCTCCAGCaggtgaaacaaaaaaaaccaccccacaagCTAGcaagttcaaaacaaaagcaagaggAGTCATTTGcgaaagcacagaaaataacaaaTTCATCTTCAGCCATATGAAGAAGCCAGTCAGACTGCCTGCAGGGTTTAAGGACAAAGTACAAAAGGAGCTACAGGGGAggcgggtgggatggggatgtgTGAAAAGACCCCCTAAAAAGAGAAATACGAttagtattttccttctttgtttacCAGGGAAGAGCTTTGGGGATTCCCAAGCCATAACTCTGGAGTTCAGAGAATTCTCAAACTGCAATGCCAAAAGAAGAGATTGCATGTTGAACGGAAAATAAGACATGTGTAACTCATTTAACATTGCCTTAGTACCAGGAGACTAAACAGGGGCTACTGCAATGCTGATttgcagagatctggggaaCTACACACTAGCCTGACTGGTCTTACAGCCAAAGTCACCAGTGGGGTCTTTGTGTGGAGATCCATGCTGTTCAACAAGCGATCCACAAAAGCGAGATGACAAATTTGACTGTATTACTAAGTTACTCAAGGTTGCAAACATGAGGAACAGTTGTGAAAAACTCCACAAGGATCTTACGAGACTCACTTGGCCACTAAATGGGCAGGCAAAATTCTCTAGAGCTACCATGTgagatgaggagaaaaagatttttaatgcATAAAGCAGTGTGTTTTGAGACAACTCTTACCAGTCAGGAGTGGAATCTTGGGGTAATGAAACAGAACTTAGAACAAGAGTGTGTTAGGAATtatgagggagaggagagacaaCAGTATTAAACACCAGCGGAAATCTCTGGTTCACCTATATCTTTGTATAGTGTGCAGTTCTGGTCACGGTCTCCAGAAGGATACAGCAGAACTGGAAGAAATTTGAGAAAGGTGACAAGAATGAACAGAGCTCCCTCCCAAGGGATTACTGAACAAGGCAGACCTGCATCTGCTGCTGGGTGAAGCCTGACATGAAGAACTACaattcaaaacacaaaacaacaaagaacAACCAGAAAACATGGAATCTAGCCAGAAACATGGCTTCTCTGAGCATTAGTGTCAGACATTAGTGTCACTGTATGGGAAACAGGAAGGAAtagtaaaaagaaacatgtaatACAGCTTTGCTTGTGTGGCTGATGGGAAagccaaaaagaagaaagctgccTCAGGCACAAACGTGTGggccagagcagcagcttgaCACACTCAGTTCTGCTTCCTAAAGGATACTGTAGAGTTTTCGGTCCTTGGACTCTGACCGCATGCGGCTCAGCTGCCGCTTATGACAGCGCAGGCTCCAGGGGTTATAGCTGATCTTTTCAGAGCTCAGACCGCTGTTCCCATCCAACATCTGAAATGGAACATCTGAATGGATGTGCAAGTCCACCCTGGGACTCTTCGTTTCCTGGATGCTGCTGGTATAAAGACAGAACAAACTTGCCCGTTAGAATCCATGCATTCTTCAGGCAGGACTGCCATACCCTTGCACATGACTATCTCCTGTCCCTTCTGCTGCACACTTCACACAACACAAACCTTCTTAACAGCAAATCCTCACTAATAACCTGGGCTGTGGACCAGTGCTCAAGGATCTGGTCTAACATCTCTGCTAGGTTGTACTGTAATTGATAGAGTAAGCAGGAACATTTGTTTCTCAGGGAGCTCCAGCTGATGTGAAAAAGCAGAGACCTATATTCAAAGTACCCTTGGAAGAAACCTCTGGGTTAATAACCAGATGGACTGAAGAGTGTTTGAATCTGCTCCACACACTTTGGTTCCACATCCAACAAACTGCCAAGGGTTATCCTGTGTCAGAAGCACTTCACGTGGATGAGTTTGTCCTGAATCCAGCAAAACTCCTGACACAGTCTGCAGTGCCACAGTGTGCTGCGCTAGCAAGTGCAAGATAGCCTGCCAACTGTATGGAAGTGCAAAATGCCCTCAGAAAAAGGAGTACCGGAGctgaaaggggaagagagaTTTCCTGCTCATCATGTTGTCACTGGGCCCTCAAAGCTTTTACCTTTCAGTGCTGTCACTAGCCAGTCCAGGCTTTTCCTCCTTGTGCTCAGTGCCGCTGCTTGATCTGTGAAGACTCCGACGCGAGTGCTTGCGTCGTGGCTGGTCCCTCTCTGGCATATCATCCTGCTCCAGAGCCTCGTTCTCCACATAGGGATAGGCCACCAGGTTAATGTAGCCATCACTGTCTCCTTCAAAACAGACAGATACCACACCTGCCAGAGAGAAGTGACATGTCAGTTCTGTTTCCCAGAGGAGGCAGAACACAACCACTAGCACCCAAACGTTcaacaagagagagaaaaatgtagctcacagagcagcaaagcaaatCCAGAGCAATGAAAGGAGGTTTAAGTCTACAAGAACCCCCATGTTGTTAGCACAGcagaggagaaatcccccaaaTAGTGCTCTGTGTCACTACCTGAGCAAacagtcagcagcagcaggcgaAGCTCTGCCACCCACA encodes:
- the IP6K1 gene encoding inositol hexakisphosphate kinase 1 isoform X1 — its product is MCVCQTMEVGKYGKNATRSGDRGVLLEPFIHQVGGHSSMMRYDDHTVCKPLITREQRFYESLPPEMKEFTPEYKGVVSVCFEGDSDGYINLVAYPYVENEALEQDDMPERDQPRRKHSRRSLHRSSSGTEHKEEKPGLASDSTESSIQETKSPRVDLHIHSDVPFQMLDGNSGLSSEKISYNPWSLRCHKRQLSRMRSESKDRKLYKFLLLENVVRHFKLPCVLDLKMGTRQHGDDASEEKAARQMKKCEQSTSATLGVRVCGMQVYQLDTGHYLCRNKYYGRGLSIEGFRNALYQYLHNGIELRKDLFEPVLAKLRSLKAVLERQASYRFYSSSLLIIYDGKDSRAGMFVERRPEMRLKRVDSSLPESLQDGGSTEPGSSAQPKVDVRMIDFAHSTFKGFRDDPTVHDGPDMGYVFGLESLINIMEQMREENQ
- the IP6K1 gene encoding inositol hexakisphosphate kinase 1 isoform X2; the protein is MCVCQTMEVGKYGKNATRSGDRGVLLEPFIHQVGGHSSMMRYDDHTVCKPLITREQRFYESLPPEMKEFTPEYKGVVSVCFEGDSDGYINLVAYPYVENEALEQDDMPERDQPRRKHSRRSLHRSSSGTEHKEEKPGLASDSTESIQETKSPRVDLHIHSDVPFQMLDGNSGLSSEKISYNPWSLRCHKRQLSRMRSESKDRKLYKFLLLENVVRHFKLPCVLDLKMGTRQHGDDASEEKAARQMKKCEQSTSATLGVRVCGMQVYQLDTGHYLCRNKYYGRGLSIEGFRNALYQYLHNGIELRKDLFEPVLAKLRSLKAVLERQASYRFYSSSLLIIYDGKDSRAGMFVERRPEMRLKRVDSSLPESLQDGGSTEPGSSAQPKVDVRMIDFAHSTFKGFRDDPTVHDGPDMGYVFGLESLINIMEQMREENQ